A single Crateriforma conspicua DNA region contains:
- a CDS encoding sulfite exporter TauE/SafE family protein, translating to MDDTTTMILIATVAAIAGFAHSAIGFGFGIVSLSLLPLIVDVRQSHIVVSTASVPVILMAAWSFRRGLNWRDIRPAVIGAIVFLPVGLVLFEMMPMGWLVRVTGLAILLMVLMNYRNRHRKTDSDTDGPGIVPAEAATTWPCFIAGGLGGFLAGAVSIAGPPMAAFGLKQGWPAERFKAFMNFYLLVVAMYKVGGMVVRNLIDREALTQACWLAPAAVIGIVVGAKASRHFSSRWTEALVTTSLLAIAVYFIVG from the coding sequence TCGCCCACAGCGCGATCGGTTTCGGATTTGGAATCGTGTCGCTGTCCTTGTTGCCATTGATCGTGGATGTGCGTCAATCACACATCGTCGTTTCGACCGCAAGTGTTCCGGTCATTCTGATGGCCGCGTGGTCGTTTCGGCGTGGGTTGAATTGGCGAGACATTCGTCCGGCCGTTATCGGCGCGATCGTTTTTCTTCCCGTCGGTCTAGTGCTGTTTGAAATGATGCCGATGGGGTGGTTGGTGCGTGTGACGGGACTGGCAATCCTGCTGATGGTCCTGATGAATTACCGCAACCGGCACCGGAAAACCGACAGCGACACGGACGGACCGGGAATCGTCCCCGCGGAAGCAGCGACCACCTGGCCCTGTTTCATCGCCGGCGGACTGGGCGGCTTTCTGGCCGGAGCGGTCAGCATTGCAGGTCCGCCGATGGCCGCATTCGGATTGAAACAAGGCTGGCCAGCAGAACGATTCAAAGCGTTCATGAACTTTTACCTGTTGGTCGTCGCGATGTACAAAGTCGGCGGGATGGTGGTGCGAAACCTGATTGATCGCGAAGCTCTGACCCAGGCTTGCTGGCTGGCCCCCGCAGCGGTGATCGGAATCGTGGTCGGCGCCAAAGCCAGCCGTCACTTTTCCAGCCGCTGGACCGAGGCTTTGGTCACGACCAGCCTGCTGGCCATCGCGGTGTACTTCATCGTCGGCTGA
- a CDS encoding MDR/zinc-dependent alcohol dehydrogenase-like family protein has product MQALYLDDGRITAIDDHQVDPGQGEVVVDVIQAGICETDLQLRAGYMGFRGVPGHEFVGLAREGSFAGRRVVGEINCSCHQCPTCRAGRPTHCPHRSVLGILNHDGAFAEQVCVPERNLHLVPDDVSDDRATLVEPLAAAFQIPAQVDLSGAPQCVVIGDGRLAYLCAQVLRHHGCHVTVVGKHAPKRQRFESLGIETCDRDDVPETRDVDLAVECCGSPTGIDTAMKWLRPRGTLVLKTTVAAPHAASLAPLVIDEITVVGSRCGPFEPAIEAMRHDAIEVDSMITARYRLDQCQDAFDVAADGKHMKVVLSIAAGGGNID; this is encoded by the coding sequence ATGCAGGCTTTGTACCTAGACGACGGTCGAATCACCGCCATCGATGACCACCAGGTGGACCCGGGGCAGGGGGAAGTGGTCGTTGACGTCATCCAGGCGGGGATCTGCGAAACCGATCTTCAGCTTCGGGCCGGGTACATGGGGTTTCGCGGCGTGCCCGGTCATGAGTTTGTCGGGCTGGCCCGCGAGGGTTCCTTTGCCGGTCGTCGCGTGGTAGGAGAAATCAATTGCAGTTGCCACCAATGCCCGACCTGTCGGGCGGGCCGGCCGACACATTGTCCCCACCGATCGGTCTTGGGCATCTTGAACCATGACGGCGCGTTCGCGGAACAGGTTTGTGTGCCGGAGCGAAATCTGCATTTGGTTCCCGATGATGTCAGCGACGACCGTGCCACGCTGGTCGAACCGCTGGCGGCCGCTTTTCAAATTCCGGCTCAGGTCGATTTGTCCGGCGCTCCGCAGTGTGTCGTGATCGGCGATGGCCGCTTGGCCTATCTGTGTGCGCAAGTCTTGCGTCATCACGGCTGTCATGTGACGGTGGTGGGAAAGCATGCGCCGAAGCGGCAACGTTTTGAATCATTGGGAATCGAAACCTGCGACCGGGACGATGTTCCCGAGACGCGTGATGTCGACTTGGCCGTTGAATGCTGTGGCAGCCCGACCGGCATCGACACAGCGATGAAATGGCTGCGGCCTCGCGGAACGTTGGTGCTAAAGACAACCGTGGCGGCACCTCATGCCGCGTCACTGGCTCCGCTGGTGATTGATGAAATCACGGTTGTGGGCAGTCGGTGTGGGCCGTTTGAACCGGCCATCGAAGCGATGCGTCACGATGCAATCGAAGTCGATTCGATGATCACCGCACGGTATCGCCTGGATCAGTGCCAAGACGCTTTTGACGTCGCCGCCGATGGAAAACACATGAAAGTGGTGCTTTCGATTGCGGCCGGCGGCGGGAACATCGATTGA